A genome region from Streptosporangiales bacterium includes the following:
- a CDS encoding sugar kinase, which yields MGEAVDVVALGEVLVELRTDQPVRSADTIRLGFSGDVLNAAAAAAAAGARTALFSVVGDDELGDAIVARAEELGIDTGAVVRSPRSNGLYLVSADVSGERQFLYWRDGSAGSTLSPDHVEAARGLFERAKGLVFSGIAMAISPTARAAALRAMHLVAAHGGTVTYDPNARPKLTSPADARAALADVAPHADVVTPSCPVDARFLFDTDDADAVVAETLALGAGAVAITRGTDDVVLADRSTRTLVPVPDNPDAVDATGAGDVFAGTLTARRAQGDELARAVRLGIAAASLSVSGLGGTGYIPGLVETRRLAASEGMGRNEGR from the coding sequence ATGGGTGAGGCCGTCGACGTCGTGGCACTCGGCGAGGTCCTCGTCGAGCTGCGCACCGACCAGCCGGTGCGCTCGGCCGACACCATCAGGCTCGGCTTCTCCGGCGACGTGCTGAACGCCGCCGCCGCGGCCGCCGCCGCGGGAGCGCGCACCGCGCTGTTCTCCGTCGTGGGCGACGACGAGCTCGGCGACGCGATCGTGGCGCGTGCGGAGGAGCTCGGCATCGACACCGGTGCCGTCGTCAGGTCGCCGCGGTCGAACGGCCTGTACCTCGTCAGCGCCGATGTCAGCGGTGAGCGCCAGTTCCTCTACTGGCGCGACGGCAGCGCGGGGTCGACGCTCTCGCCCGATCACGTCGAGGCGGCGCGCGGGCTCTTCGAGCGCGCGAAGGGTCTGGTGTTCAGCGGCATCGCGATGGCGATCTCGCCGACGGCACGGGCCGCGGCGCTCCGCGCGATGCACCTCGTCGCGGCGCATGGTGGCACGGTGACGTACGACCCCAATGCCCGGCCGAAGCTGACGAGTCCCGCCGACGCCCGTGCCGCGCTGGCCGACGTCGCGCCGCACGCCGACGTCGTCACGCCATCCTGCCCCGTCGACGCCCGCTTCCTCTTCGACACCGACGACGCCGACGCCGTGGTCGCCGAGACCCTCGCGCTCGGCGCGGGTGCCGTCGCGATCACCCGGGGGACGGACGACGTGGTGCTGGCGGACCGGTCGACGCGTACCCTCGTGCCGGTCCCTGACAATCCCGATGCCGTCGACGCGACGGGCGCCGGCGACGTGTTCGCCGGCACGCTCACGGCGCGGCGCGCGCAGGGTGACGAGCTGGCCCGGGCCGTACGGCTCGGCATCGCGGCCGCGTCATTGTCGGTCTCCGGGCTCGGCGGCACCGGGTACATCCCCGGCCTGGTGGAGACCCGCCGGCTGGCGGCGAGTGAGGGCATGGGGAGGAACGAGGGTCGATGA
- a CDS encoding D-galactonate dehydratase family protein, producing the protein MRITEAKVIVTSPGRNYVTLKVTTDEGVYGIGDATLNGRELATAAYLQEHVCPLLIGRDPHRIEDTWQYLYRGAYWRRGPVTMASIAAVDVALWDIKGKVAGLPVYQLLGGATRDAVMVYGHASGDDVAGVLDSVQRYRDDGFRAIRVQVGIPGLADVYGTTDTGGTYEPAKDGVLPKEAVWDTGAYLDFVPCMVAAVRERFGYDFHLLHDVHHRLTPIEAARLGKALEPYRMFWIEDATRAEDQDAFRLIRQHTTTPLAVGEIFNTIWDCQTLITERLIDYIRAAVSHAGGITHLRRIHALADVYGVRTGAHGAGDLSPVSLAAALHVDIAAPNFGIQEYMPHLPPADDVFPHEYAYADGSLHLGTALGLGVDIDEEQAAKYPYERRYLPVNRLRDGSMHDW; encoded by the coding sequence ATGAGGATCACCGAGGCGAAGGTCATCGTCACCAGTCCGGGACGCAACTACGTCACCCTCAAGGTGACGACCGACGAGGGCGTCTACGGCATCGGCGACGCCACGCTCAACGGTCGCGAGCTCGCGACCGCGGCGTACCTCCAGGAGCATGTCTGCCCCCTCCTGATCGGGCGCGACCCGCACCGAATCGAGGACACCTGGCAGTACCTCTACCGCGGCGCGTACTGGCGTCGCGGCCCGGTCACGATGGCGTCGATCGCCGCCGTCGACGTCGCGCTGTGGGACATCAAGGGCAAGGTCGCCGGCCTGCCGGTCTACCAGCTGCTCGGCGGCGCCACCCGTGACGCCGTGATGGTGTACGGGCACGCCAGTGGCGACGACGTCGCCGGGGTGCTCGACTCGGTGCAGCGCTACCGCGACGACGGCTTCCGCGCGATCCGTGTGCAGGTCGGCATCCCCGGGCTGGCGGACGTGTACGGCACGACCGACACCGGCGGCACGTACGAGCCGGCCAAGGACGGCGTCCTCCCGAAGGAGGCGGTCTGGGACACCGGCGCGTACCTCGACTTCGTGCCCTGCATGGTCGCCGCCGTGCGCGAGCGGTTCGGCTACGACTTCCACCTGCTGCACGACGTCCACCACCGGCTCACGCCGATCGAGGCCGCGCGGCTCGGCAAGGCGCTCGAGCCGTACCGGATGTTCTGGATCGAGGACGCCACGCGGGCCGAGGACCAGGACGCGTTCCGGCTGATCCGGCAGCACACGACCACGCCGCTCGCGGTCGGCGAGATCTTCAACACGATCTGGGACTGCCAGACCCTGATCACCGAGCGGCTCATCGACTACATCCGCGCGGCCGTGTCGCACGCGGGCGGGATCACCCACCTGCGCAGGATCCATGCCCTGGCGGACGTCTACGGCGTGCGCACCGGCGCGCACGGCGCTGGTGACCTCTCGCCGGTTTCGCTCGCGGCGGCGCTGCACGTCGACATCGCCGCGCCCAACTTCGGCATCCAGGAGTACATGCCGCACCTGCCTCCCGCCGACGACGTCTTCCCGCACGAGTACGCGTACGCGGACGGCTCCCTGCACCTCGGCACGGCGCTGGGACTCGGCGTCGACATCGACGAGGAGCAGGCGGCGAAGTACCCGTACGAGCGCCGCTACCTGCCGGTCAACCGGCTGCGCGACGGCTCCATGCATGACTGGTGA
- a CDS encoding mannitol dehydrogenase family protein gives MTGDRLALGTLGWVPEELRPVVDPRSLDVGVTHLGVGAFHRAHQAVYTEGAVAASGDTRWGIAGFTSRSGAVADLLGPQDGLYTVLERDDDTARARVVGVLRDVRSGSGDPGAVLDRLAHGSTAVVTLTVTEKGYRHNPATGRLSLYDAEIAADLAGRPPVTVVGRLVRGLQRRMRDDAGPVSVLCCDNFPSSGRVLAGLVDDFVAALPSAEGDRLGAWIEAHAAFPDSMVDRITPATTDADLRDARDLLGLRDEAVVVTEPFSQWVIEDRFAADRPPWERAGVQLTASVEPYERAKLRLLNGSHSTVAYLGALAGYDTIAAAMRDEAIEAVVARLMADDVTPTLDPPEGVDLVEYGRTVLHRFRNEALGHTTRQVAMDGSQKLGPRLLGTIADALAAGREPRWATLGVAAWMRYVSASASDSGTPLTLDDPLAERIRTATRSVSTAAGIVDGLLGVTEIFDPALARGSFRDLLVDWLDRLRGDGVRATLRRAIAAS, from the coding sequence ATGACTGGTGACCGGCTGGCGCTCGGCACGCTGGGGTGGGTCCCTGAGGAGCTGCGTCCGGTCGTCGACCCGCGCTCGCTCGACGTCGGCGTCACGCACCTGGGCGTCGGGGCGTTCCATCGCGCGCACCAGGCGGTCTACACCGAGGGCGCGGTCGCGGCGTCCGGTGACACCCGTTGGGGGATCGCGGGATTCACCTCCCGCAGCGGCGCCGTCGCCGACCTGCTCGGTCCGCAGGACGGTCTCTACACCGTCCTCGAACGCGACGACGACACCGCGCGGGCGCGTGTCGTCGGCGTCCTGCGCGACGTCCGGTCGGGATCAGGCGACCCCGGTGCGGTCCTCGACCGGCTCGCGCACGGCTCGACGGCGGTCGTGACGCTGACCGTCACCGAGAAGGGATACCGGCACAACCCGGCGACGGGTCGGCTGTCGCTGTATGACGCCGAGATCGCGGCCGACCTCGCCGGGCGCCCCCCGGTGACCGTCGTGGGCAGGCTGGTACGCGGCCTGCAGCGCCGGATGCGTGATGACGCCGGTCCGGTGTCGGTGCTCTGCTGCGACAACTTCCCGTCGAGCGGCCGGGTGCTCGCAGGCCTCGTCGACGACTTCGTCGCGGCGCTGCCGTCCGCCGAGGGCGACCGGCTCGGCGCCTGGATCGAGGCGCACGCGGCCTTCCCCGACTCGATGGTCGACCGCATCACCCCGGCGACGACCGACGCGGACCTGCGCGACGCGCGCGACCTGCTCGGCCTGCGCGACGAGGCCGTCGTGGTCACCGAGCCGTTCAGCCAGTGGGTGATCGAGGACCGGTTCGCCGCGGACCGGCCGCCGTGGGAGCGGGCCGGCGTGCAGCTCACGGCGTCCGTCGAGCCGTACGAGCGCGCCAAGCTGCGGCTGCTCAACGGCAGCCACTCCACGGTCGCCTACCTCGGCGCGCTCGCCGGGTACGACACGATCGCCGCCGCCATGCGCGACGAGGCGATCGAGGCCGTCGTGGCGCGGCTGATGGCGGATGACGTCACCCCCACGCTCGACCCACCCGAGGGAGTCGACCTCGTCGAGTACGGGCGTACTGTCCTGCACCGGTTCAGGAACGAGGCGCTCGGTCACACGACCAGGCAGGTGGCCATGGACGGTTCACAGAAGCTGGGTCCGCGGCTGCTCGGCACGATCGCGGACGCACTCGCCGCGGGGCGTGAGCCGCGGTGGGCGACCCTCGGCGTGGCCGCGTGGATGCGGTACGTCTCGGCGTCCGCGTCCGACTCCGGCACGCCGCTGACGCTCGACGACCCGCTGGCCGAGCGCATCCGCACCGCGACGCGGTCGGTGTCGACCGCGGCCGGCATCGTCGACGGCCTGTTGGGAGTGACGGAGATCTTCGATCCGGCCCTGGCGCGGGGTTCCTTCCGGGACCTGCTGGTGGACTGGCTCGACCGGCTGCGCGGCGACGGCGTGCGCGCCACGCTGCGACGGGCCATCGCCGCGTCGTAG